The following proteins come from a genomic window of Haliaeetus albicilla chromosome 23, bHalAlb1.1, whole genome shotgun sequence:
- the BRS3 gene encoding bombesin receptor subtype-3 — protein MSQVYLHSANQTLCASTNGTELKSIIDNETTNEKWTEDSFPGLEILCTIYVTYAVIISVGLLGNAILIKVFFKIKSMQTVPNIFITSLAFGDLLLLLTCVPVDATRYIVDTWLFGRIGCKLLSFIQLTSVGVSVFTLTVLSADRYRAIVKPLELQTSDALLKTCCKAGCVWIISMIFAIPEAVFSDLYSFSNPEKNLTFEACAPYPVSEKILQEAHSLVCFLVFYIVPLAVISVYYFLIARTLYKSTSNMPAEEHGHARKQIESRKRVAKTVLVLVALFAFCWLPNHILYLYRSFTYHASVDASTFHLIATIFSRALAFSNSCINPFALYWLSKSFRQHFKKQVSCCKAKFRTKPPSATHSNTPTRALSVTGSTHGSEISVTLLTDYSITKEEESV, from the exons ATGTCTCAAGTATACTTGCATTCAGCTAATCAGACTTTGTGTGCATCTACAAATGGTACAGAACTGAAATCAATCATTGATAATGAaactacaaatgaaaaatggacCGAAGACTCCTTTCCAGGATTAGAAATACTGTGCACAATTTATGTTACATATGCTGTGATCATTTCAGTGGGTCTCCTTGGAAATGCTATACTCATCAAAGTCTTTTTCAAGATTAAATCAATGCAGACGGTTCCAAACATCTTCATCACCAGCCTGGCATTTGGAGACCTACTGCTTTTATTAACTTGTGTGCCTGTAGATGCAACACGTTATATTGTGGATACCTGGCTCTTTGGAAGAATTGGGTGCAAGCTGCTGTCTTTTATCCAGTTAACCTCAGTTGGAGTATCAGTGTTTACCCTGACTGTTCTCAGTGCTGACAG GTACAGAGCCATTGTTAAGCCCTTGGAACTGCAGACTTCAGATGCGCTCCTGAAGACCTGCTGTAAAGCTGGCTGTGTTTGGATCATCTCCATGATATTTGCTATCCCAGAGGCTGTTTTTTCAGATTTGTATTCTTTCAGCAATCCTGAGAAAAATTTAACTTTTGAGGCATGTGCCCCCTATCCTGTATCTGAGAAGATCCTGCAGGAAGCTCACTCCCTGGTTTGCTTCTTAGTGTTCTATATTGTACCCTTAGCTGTCATCTCTGTCTACTATTTTCTTATCGCCAGAACTTTATATAAAAGTACATCCAACATGCCAGCGGAAGAACATGGTCATGCCCGTAAGCAG ATTGAATCCCGCAAGAGAGTTGCAAAAACAGTGCTGGTGCTTGTTGCTTTGTTTGCCTTTTGCTGGTTGCCTAACCACATCCTCTACCTATACCGCTCTTTTACATACCATGCTTCTGTAGATGCTTCCACCTTTCATCTGATAGCTACTATTTTTTCCCGTGCCTTGGCCTTCAGCAATTCCTGCATCAATCCTTTTGCTCTTTATTGGCTGAGTAAAAGTTTCcggcaacattttaaaaagcaagtctCGTGCTGCAAGGCAAAATTTCGTACAAAGCCTCCCAGTGCTACCCACAGTAATACACCTACCAGAGCCTTGTCAGTCACGGGCAGCACACATGGCTCAGAAATCAGTGTTACACTGCTAACAGATTATAGTATcacaaaagaagaggaaagtgTTTAG
- the HTATSF1 gene encoding 17S U2 SnRNP complex component HTATSF1 encodes MSGEDGNEEFYRQLQLQQQYEAEPGGEGESDPFTYVDPADGAAYEWDREKKAWFPKITEDFLATYHANYGFHADDTDSSSASGTATESKQPISSKTSGTQPSANEKGPQQTDPKQKAEKRKLEPGWFHVEEDRNTNVYVTGLPPDITKDEFIQVMSKCGIIMRDPQTEEHKIKLYKDKEGNLKGDGLCCYLKRESVQLALRLLDEAEIRGYKLHVEVAKFQLKGEYDASKKKKKCKDYKKKLSQQQKQLDWRPEKKDGATRMRHERIVIIRNMFHPKDFEEDPLVLNEIREDLRTECEKFGQVKKVLIFDRHPDGVASVSFKEATEADLCKLTLNGRWFGGRQLSAETWDGVTDYQVEETAREREERLKVWGSFLEDPDAKEQQTTSDSDSATSSVKLPEGRQPSKVNDTSKEDVNDEAHKRENNGEGINEDGAPSTDSSLAGSDVEADT; translated from the exons ATGAGCGGTGAGGACGGGAACGAGGAGTTCTACCGGCAGCTGCAGCTCCAACAGCAGTACGAGGCCGAGCCCGGCGGTGAGGGCGAGTCCGACCCCTTCACCTACGTGGACCCGGCCGATGGGGCCGCCTACGAGTGGGACCGGGAGAAGAAGGCCTGGTTCCCCAAG ATAACAGAAGATTTCCTGGCAACGTATCATGCCAACTATGGCTTCCATGCAGATGATACGGACAGTTCATCTGCTTCTGGCACAGCAACTGAAAGTAAGCAACCAATAAGTTCTAAGACATCAGGAACACAGCCATCAGCAAATGAGAAAGGACCACAACAAACAGATCCAAAACAAAAAGCGGAGAAACGGAAGCTTGAGCCAG GATGGTTTCATGTTGAAGAAGACAGAAACACAAATGTTTATGTGACTG gttTACCTCCAGACATTACAAAAGATGAATTTATACAAGTCATGTCAAAATGTGGTATCATCATGCGAGATCCTCAGACAGAAGAACACAAAATCAAACTGTATAAAGATaaggaaggaaatcttaaaggagATGGCCTCTGTTGCTATCTAAAG AGAGAATCAGTTCAACTTGCATTGAGACTTCTGGATGAGGCAGAAATTAGAGGCTATAAATTGCATGTTGAAGTTGCAAAGTTTCAACTGAAGGGGGAGTATGATGCaagcaagaagaagaagaaatgtaaaGACTACAAGAAGAAGTTGTCTCAACAGCagaa ACAGCTGGATTGGAGGCCTGAGAAGAAAGATGGCGCAACTCGAATGCGACATGAGCGCATCGTTATTATCAGGAATATGTTTCACCCAAAGGACTTTGAG GAGGATCCCTTAGTGCTAAATGAGATCAGAGAAGATCTGCGGACAGAGTGTGAAAAGTTTGGTCAAGTAAAGAAGGTTCTCATATTTGAT CGACACCCCGATGGCGTGGCTTCTGTGTCATTTAAAGAAGCAACAGAAGCTGATCTCTGCAAGCTAACTCTAAATGGAAGGTGGTTTGGTGGCCGTCAGCTCAGTGCTGAAACATGGGATGGTGTAACGGATTATCAG GTGGAGGAGACTgcaagagaaagggaagaaaggctTAAAGTGTGGGGATCATTTTTAGAGGATCCTGATGCAAAGGAGCAGCAAACTACATCTGATTCAGATTCTGCAACAAGTAGCGTTAAACTGCCTGAAGGCAGACAGCCTTCAAAAGTTAATGACACATCTAAGGAGGATGTAAATGATGAAGCCCATAAGAGGGAGAATAATGGTGAGGGCATTAATGAAGACGGTGCTCCATCTACAGACAGCAGCCTTGCAGGCAGTGATGTTGAAGCAGATACATAA